Genomic window (Thermoleophilaceae bacterium):
CTTCAAGGACTTCAACGACACGCTCGGCCACAGGGAGGCGGACCTTCTGCTCGCCGGGGTGGCGGACCGGCTCCGAGGGCTCGCCGGGCCTCACGACGTGGTTGCCCGCCTGGGCAGCGACGACTTCGGCCTGATGGTCGCGGACGCGAACGACCTGTCACGCCTCACCGAACTCGCCCTCTGCGTCAGGGCGCTGCTGGACGAGCCGTTCGTGATCGCCGGACTGCGGCTCGGCATGTCGGCAAGCGTGGGCATCGCGTGCACGCCCGACCACGGCCGAGACGCCGACGCGCTCATCCGCCACGCCGACGTGGCGATGCACCGCGCGAAGGTCCGCCGCACCGGCATCGACGTGTACGACGCCGCCACGGACCCGTACAGCCCGGAGCGGCTCGTGCTCGCGGGCGAGCTGCGCGAGGGCATCACCCGCGGGGAGCTGGTGCTCCACTACCAGCCCAAGCTCTCGGTGACGAGCGGAGAGGTGGTGGGCGTGGAGGCGCTCGTGCGCTGGCGGCATCCGCAGCGCGGCCTGATCCCGCCCGGCGAGTTCATCGAGCTCGCGGAGCGCACGGACGTGATCGGCGCCCTCACCATGAACGTGCTGCGCATGGCGCTCGGGCAGCTCGCATCCTGGCGGCGCGTGGGGATCTCGCTGCCGGTGGCGGTGAACCTGCCCGCGCAGATGCTGCTCGACCGCGACCTTCCGGCGGACGTCGCCTCCCTGCTCGCGCGCTTCGGCCTCACGGCGGACAGCCTCGTGCTCGAGATCACCGAGGGCTCCCTGATCCACGACCCGCACCGCTCCGCGCAGATCCTCGACGCGCTCGCCGGCATGGGCGTGCGCATCGCCATCGACGACTTCGGCACCGGCTACTCCTCGCTCGCCTGGCTCAAGCGCTTCCCGGTGAATGAGATCAAGGTCGACCGGTCGTTCGTCACGGGACTCATCGAGGACGAGAGCGACGCCGCGATCGTCCGCTCGACGATCGAGCTGGGCCGCTCGCTCGGAATGAGCGTGGTGGCCGAGGGAGTGGAAACGCCCGACGTGCTGGAGCGCCTGGCCGAGTACGGGTGCGACGTGGCGCAGGGATATCTCATCTCGCGCCCCGTCCCTGCAGCCCAGCTCGTCACGTGGCTTCGCCAAAGGTCGCAGGCC
Coding sequences:
- a CDS encoding bifunctional diguanylate cyclase/phosphodiesterase, whose amino-acid sequence is MEAPRAPGSLPGDVLDLQARPARGRLAAVIPADPAYRFAALVIALGAALLAVLIVRGIFEPVLDTPSRAALFTTLAVGAEAISLKSPRQHDDARVSPSSLIAITVLLAFGTGASVLTFAAGMLVWGTARRDPAVKTAFNVAQYVLAATAGGVVLGALSGVPHPGLPIHPGDLPAIGAASLVFLLVNDLSVAVVSALAMGVPITVQIRRNTGLILIIDGILVGFAPVAVVAAHFSLAMVPLLALPFAAIYYSARQADLRGHESTHDSLTGLANRTLFRARVEQEIERARHTGATVGVLALDLDNFKDFNDTLGHREADLLLAGVADRLRGLAGPHDVVARLGSDDFGLMVADANDLSRLTELALCVRALLDEPFVIAGLRLGMSASVGIACTPDHGRDADALIRHADVAMHRAKVRRTGIDVYDAATDPYSPERLVLAGELREGITRGELVLHYQPKLSVTSGEVVGVEALVRWRHPQRGLIPPGEFIELAERTDVIGALTMNVLRMALGQLASWRRVGISLPVAVNLPAQMLLDRDLPADVASLLARFGLTADSLVLEITEGSLIHDPHRSAQILDALAGMGVRIAIDDFGTGYSSLAWLKRFPVNEIKVDRSFVTGLIEDESDAAIVRSTIELGRSLGMSVVAEGVETPDVLERLAEYGCDVAQGYLISRPVPAAQLVTWLRQRSQAASRRPQVEDLA